A stretch of the Lolium perenne isolate Kyuss_39 chromosome 3, Kyuss_2.0, whole genome shotgun sequence genome encodes the following:
- the LOC127343848 gene encoding uncharacterized protein: MRSPPCQSCPNPPPSPLQRSRHSAKHMAGTTHRPSKPAKPPHAARRLALRLTTPLASLALLLFATAGVLLYSKTTPSSQIVARSNESGTTASPALSFPTVEAIGGARAIWELPAAPARAVLFVAHGCRCRPENFWPPSPRCPGCVGLPEDVALTAGALRRGFAVLAVASAGECWSLGHEVGGAKRAIQSWTAKNGLGDLPVAALGASSGGYFVSRLAAEMSFAAVVIMISEGAFGPAGAPAGYPPAMFLHMPKDRRRVALLERNMKMLRSSGVEVRELRSLELPLTPTLLSDRIPELDHGLSERIWKIFSEEGFIDERGYMRKDGRATPWKDAVAKRGFWEEVSRWSDHIQEELNLAYGYHEMTSLQADEMFNWIEKHLT; the protein is encoded by the coding sequence ATGCGATCTCCCCCATGCCAGTCGTGCCCGAACCCTCCCCCGTCGCCGCTCCAGAGAAGCAGGCACTCGGCGAAGCATATGGCCGGCACTACTCACCGGCCGAGCAAGCCGGCGAAGCCACCTCACGCCGCGAGGCGACTAGCTCTGCGCCTGACCACACCCCTCGCGTCCCTGGCCCTCCTCCTATTCGCCACCGCCGGCGTACTCCTCTACTCCAAAACCACCCCGTCATCCCAAATCGTCGCCCGCTCCAACGAATCCGGCACCACCGCGTCGCCGGCGCTCTCCTTCCCGACGGTGGAGGCCATAGGCGGCGCGCGCGCCATCTGGGAGCTCCCCGCGGCGCCGGCCAGGGCGGTCCTCTTCGTCGCCcacggctgccgctgccgcccggAGAACTTCTGGCCGCCGTCCCCGCGCTGCCCCGGGTGCGTCGGGCTGCCGGAGGACGTCGCCCTCACGGCCGGCGCGCTACGGAGGGGGTTCGCGGTGCTGGCCGTGGCGAGCGCCGGGGAGTGCTGGTCGCTGGGGCACGAGGTGGGCGGCGCCAAGCGGGCGATCCAGTCCTGGACCGCCAAGAACGGCCTCGGAGACCTGCCGGTGGCCGCTCTCGGCGCGTCTTCCGGTGGGTACTTCGTCTCCCGACTCGCGGCCGAGATGAGCTTCGCCGCCGTCGTGATTATGATCTCCGAGGGCGCGTTTGGGCCGGCGGGAGCGCCAGCGGGTTACCCGCCGGCCATGTTCCTCCACATGCCCAAGGACCGTAGGAGAGTCGCATTGCTGGAGAGGAATATGAAGATGCTGAGGAGCAGTGGCGTTGAGGTGAGGGAGCTCCGGAGCCTGGAGCTTCCTCTAACGCCAACGCTGCTGTCTGATAGAATACCAGAATTGGACCATGGGTTGTCGGAAAGGATTTGGAAGATTTTCAGCGAGGAAGGGTTCATTGATGAGAGAGGGTACATGAGGAAGGATGGCCGAGCAACGCCATGGAAGGATGCAGTGGCCAAGAGGGGGTTCTGGGAGGAGGTTTCCCGGTGGTCTGACCATATCCAGGAGGAGCTGAATCTTGCTTATGGATACCATGAGATGACAAGCTTGCAAGCCGACGAGATGTTCAATTGGATTGAGAAGCACCTGACCTGA
- the LOC127338597 gene encoding early nodulin-like protein 1, producing the protein MAESKKLLVLIFAAMVSSLEAYVFYAGGHDGWVVDPAESYNHWAERNRFQINDTIVFANGEGADGVLLVTEPDFDACNTRNPVRRLEDGGGRSEFRFDRSGAFFFISGDEDRCQKGKKLYIIVMAARPTRPALAPAPGSPPPLWASAPEYGQAPGMSVGDEAMSRSSSMEAPPPTAGAASLDGVITGAVLGVLGALVL; encoded by the exons ATGGCGGAGTCCAAGAAGCTGCTCGTTCTGATCTTTGCGGCCATGGTTTCTTCACTGGAGGCGTACGTCTTCTACGCCGGCGGCCACGACGGCTGGGTCGTCGACCCCGCCGAGAGCTACAACCACTGGGCCGAGCGCAACAGGTTCCAGATCAACGACACCATCG TGTTCGCGAACGGCGAGGGGGCGGACGGCGTGCTGCTAGTGACGGAGCCGGACTTCGACGCGTGCAACACGCGCAACCCAGTCCGCCGGCTCGAAGACGGCGGCGGCCGCTCGGAGTTCCGGTTCGACCGGTCCGGCGCCTTCTTCTTCATCAGCGGCGACGAGGACCGGTGCCAGAAGGGCAAGAAGCTGTACATCATCGTGATGGCGGCCCGACCCACGAGGCCGGCGCTGGCACCGGCGCCCGGATCGCCGCCGCCGTTGTGGGCATCGGCGCCAGAGTACGGGCAGGCGCCGGGCATGAGCGTTGGCGACGAGGCGATGTCGCGCAGCAGCTCGATGGAAGCGCCACCGCCGACGGCGGGTGCGGCAAGCCTGGACGGAGTCATCACCGGCGCTGTTTTGGGGGTTTTAGGGGCTTTGGTGCTCTGA
- the LOC127339896 gene encoding uncharacterized protein — protein sequence MDSDDEMMVQLFTEEQNAEPFFVVPRRDGSKPGNRRNINRHRQADAMLLDADYFNDDATHSPKEFWRRFRINKELFLKIVYSVREAPPDTSNGYLRMAESTCTETLYRFCRAVISVFAKDYLRAPREDDIARILQKLQQEGFLGCSEALTGIYKGHAGECIVILEAVADHDLWIWHAFFGMAGTNNDFNVLQRSSVFARLAEGQAPAVNFEKTRWKLILQHTRKQLCKDVERAFGVFQHRFAILSGFCPTLIRNHRFLTSHMGHVRTGPGPQPVLQLLGLRHQHASSTLMKETNQPRTEYNSMT from the exons ATGGatagcgacgacgagatgatggtgcagctGTTCACGGAGGAGCAGAACGCTGAG CCTTTCTTCGTCGTGCCACGGCGCGACGGCTCAAAGCCAGGCAATAGGAGGAACATCAACCGGCATCGTCAAGCCGACGCAATGTTGCTTGACGCCGACTATTTCAACGACGACGCGACTCATTCGCCGAAGGAATTTTGGCGCCGGTTTAGGATAAACAAGGAgttgttcttgaagattgtctACAGCGTCAGGGA AGCTCCTCCAGATACATCCAATGGCTACCTACGGATGGCAGAGTCGACATGTACAGAGACTCtctacaggttttgccgagccgtcaTATCGGTGTTTGCTAAAgactatttgagagcaccaagagAAGATGATATAGCTCGGATCCTACAAAAATTGCAGCAagagggtttcctgggatgctcggAAGCATTGACT GGGATCTACAAGGGGCATGCTGGTGAGTGCATTGTCATTCTTGAGGCGGTGGCAGACCATGACCtttggatttggcatgcattttttggcatggcaggaacaaacaatgatTTCAATGTGTTGCAACGCTCTTCGGTGTTTGCCAGGCTAGCTGAGGGACAAGCTCCtgccgtgaactttgag AAAACGAGATGGAAGCTTATTTTGCAACATACCAGGAAACAACTCTgcaaggatgttgagcgtgcttTTGGGGTGTTTCAGCATCGTTTCGCCATATTGTCag GCTTCTGTCCAACCCTGATACGTAACCATCGTTTTCTCACCTCTCACATGGGCCATGTGCGCACTGGGCCTGGGCCGCAGCCCGTGCTCCAGCTGCTGGGCCTGCGCCACCAGCACGCATCATCAACGCTCATGAAGGAAACCAATCAGCCTAGAACCGAGTACAACTCAATGACGTGA